Proteins encoded within one genomic window of Ovis aries strain OAR_USU_Benz2616 breed Rambouillet chromosome 1, ARS-UI_Ramb_v3.0, whole genome shotgun sequence:
- the POLR2H gene encoding DNA-directed RNA polymerases I, II, and III subunit RPABC3 — protein sequence MAGILFEDIFDVKDIDPEGKKFDRVSRLHCESESFKMDLILDVNIQIYPVDLGDKFRLVIASTLYEDGTLDDGEYNPTDDRPSRADQFEYVMYGKVYRIEGDETSTEAATRLSAYVSYGGLLMRLQGDANNLHGFEVDSRVYLLMKKLAF from the exons ATGGCGGGCATCCTTTTTGAGGATATTTTTGATGTAAAAGACATTGACCCGGAAGGCAAAAAGTTTGACCGAG TGTCTCGGCTGCATTGTGAGAGTGAATCTTTCAAGATGGACCTCATCCTTGATGTAAACATTCAGATTTACCCGGTAGACTTGG GTGACAAGTTCCGGTTGGTCATAGCCAGTACCTTATATGAAGATGGTACTCTGGATGATGGTGAATACAACCCCACAGATGATAGGCCTTCcag GGCTGACCAATTTGAGTATGTCATGTATGGGAAAGTGTACAGGATTGAGGGAGACGAAACTTCTACTGAAGCAGCAACACGCCT CTCTGCCTACGTGTCCTATGGGGGGCTGCTCATGAGGCTGCAGGGTGATGCCAACAACCTGCATGGATTTGAAGTGGACTCCAGAGTGTATCTGCTCATGAAGAAACTGGCCTTCTGA